In one Mucilaginibacter ginsenosidivorax genomic region, the following are encoded:
- the xerD gene encoding site-specific tyrosine recombinase XerD has product MDWRSAIKGFQAYLKLEKSLADNSVEAYSRDIEKLYQFAETKPFKLKPETINLTDLREFITWAAELGMIPSSQARILSGIKAFYKYMLMEDLIKSDPSELLESPKIRRKLPDTLSYQDINKLIAAIDLSKPEGPRNKAILETLYGSGLRVSELTELKLSNLYLDIEFIKVTGKGNKERLVPIGAEAIKAIKIYIESLRVHIPIKKGEDDIVFLNRRGARLSRQMIFLMIQDLAQTIGLKKTISPHTFRHSFATHLVEGGADLRAVQEMLGHESITTTEIYTHLDREYLKSTISQFHPRS; this is encoded by the coding sequence TTGGATTGGCGTTCGGCAATAAAAGGTTTCCAGGCATATTTGAAATTAGAGAAATCGCTGGCCGATAATTCTGTGGAGGCCTATAGCCGGGATATAGAAAAACTATACCAGTTTGCCGAAACTAAACCCTTTAAGCTGAAGCCGGAAACCATTAATTTAACCGACTTGCGGGAGTTTATTACCTGGGCGGCCGAACTGGGCATGATCCCATCATCCCAGGCACGCATCCTATCGGGCATCAAGGCTTTTTACAAATACATGCTGATGGAGGATCTGATAAAAAGTGATCCGTCGGAGTTATTGGAATCGCCCAAAATTCGGCGAAAACTGCCCGATACACTCAGTTACCAGGACATTAATAAACTGATAGCCGCCATCGATTTATCTAAACCCGAAGGCCCGCGCAACAAAGCGATATTAGAAACCTTGTACGGCAGTGGCCTGCGGGTATCTGAATTAACCGAACTAAAGCTATCCAACCTGTACCTTGATATTGAATTTATAAAAGTTACCGGGAAAGGTAATAAAGAACGCCTGGTACCCATAGGCGCCGAAGCCATCAAAGCCATTAAAATTTATATCGAAAGCCTGCGGGTGCACATCCCAATTAAAAAAGGCGAAGACGATATTGTGTTTTTAAACAGGAGGGGAGCACGCTTAAGCCGCCAGATGATATTTTTGATGATCCAGGACCTGGCGCAAACCATTGGCTTAAAAAAGACAATCAGCCCGCACACCTTCCGCCACTCCTTTGCCACCCACCTGGTTGAAGGCGGCGCCGACCTGCGCGCCGTACAGGAAATGCTGGGCCACGAGAGTATCACCACTACCGAAATTTATACTCACCTGGACAGAGAGTATTTAAAGAGTACAATAAGCCAGTTTCACCCGAGATCGTGA
- the aroQ gene encoding type II 3-dehydroquinate dehydratase, with amino-acid sequence MKIQIINGPNLNLLGVREKSIYGDTSFEGYLEQLRARYPAVDIAYYQSNVEGEIINKLHEIGFSYDGIVINAGAYTHTSIAIADAIAAINTPVIEVHISNVYKREDFRHHSMLAASCKGVIAGFGMDSYRLGVENFLNK; translated from the coding sequence ATGAAGATACAAATTATAAACGGCCCCAATTTAAACCTGCTCGGCGTTCGCGAAAAATCCATTTACGGCGATACCAGCTTTGAAGGTTACCTTGAACAACTACGTGCGCGTTACCCGGCGGTAGATATAGCCTACTACCAAAGTAATGTTGAAGGCGAAATTATAAATAAACTTCATGAAATTGGCTTTAGTTATGATGGCATTGTAATAAACGCTGGTGCTTACACCCATACATCCATCGCCATTGCCGATGCTATTGCGGCTATCAATACCCCGGTTATCGAAGTGCACATATCCAACGTATACAAACGCGAAGACTTCAGGCATCACTCCATGCTGGCCGCGAGTTGTAAGGGCGTTATTGCCGGTTTCGGCATGGACTCATACAGGCTTGGTGTAGAGAATTTTCTGAACAAATAA
- a CDS encoding glycosyltransferase family 2 protein, giving the protein MISAPKVAVVILNWNGTKYLKQFLPSVMASTWPGLDVVLGDNASTDDSVAFVKENYPTIKIIQNDENYGFTGGYNRVLAKVDADYYILLNSDVEVVPGWIEPVISLMESDEKIAAAAPKLLAYANKNTFEHAGAAGGFIDAYGYPFCRGRMFYEVEKDHDQYQQSGEIFWASGASLFIKKKYWDLAGGFDEYFFAHMEEIDLCWRLKNMGYKVMYCAESTVYHVGGGTLNTENPFKTYLNFRNNLLLLKKNLPFWRAFWVISIRFLMDLLALIRFMMEGKRKDAWAVSRAHQAFVLGLFKVKGKRQKAKGLYNSQLIAHNSKGTFQGSIVWQFFVKKKRKFTDLPRQDLV; this is encoded by the coding sequence ATGATCAGTGCACCAAAAGTTGCCGTAGTTATTTTAAACTGGAACGGCACCAAATATCTTAAACAATTTCTTCCTTCGGTAATGGCGTCAACCTGGCCCGGGCTTGATGTTGTTTTGGGAGATAATGCTTCCACAGATGATTCGGTAGCATTTGTGAAAGAAAACTATCCCACAATAAAGATCATTCAGAACGATGAAAACTACGGTTTTACCGGCGGTTACAACCGTGTGCTGGCCAAAGTAGATGCCGACTATTATATCCTGCTAAACTCCGATGTTGAGGTGGTACCCGGTTGGATTGAGCCGGTGATAAGCCTGATGGAAAGCGACGAAAAGATAGCCGCGGCAGCGCCCAAGCTGTTAGCGTATGCCAATAAGAATACATTTGAACACGCAGGCGCTGCAGGCGGGTTTATTGATGCGTACGGTTACCCATTTTGCCGTGGCCGCATGTTTTATGAAGTTGAAAAAGACCATGACCAATACCAGCAATCGGGCGAGATTTTCTGGGCCTCGGGTGCCTCGTTGTTCATCAAAAAGAAATACTGGGACCTGGCAGGCGGTTTTGACGAATACTTTTTTGCCCACATGGAAGAGATTGACCTGTGCTGGCGACTAAAAAACATGGGCTATAAAGTGATGTATTGCGCCGAATCTACCGTTTACCATGTTGGCGGCGGTACACTCAATACCGAAAACCCCTTTAAAACCTACCTCAATTTCAGGAACAACCTTTTATTGTTAAAAAAGAACCTGCCTTTCTGGAGGGCATTCTGGGTTATCAGTATCCGCTTTTTAATGGATCTGCTTGCCCTTATCCGGTTTATGATGGAAGGCAAACGTAAAGATGCCTGGGCCGTAAGCAGGGCACATCAGGCCTTTGTTTTGGGCTTATTTAAGGTTAAAGGTAAAAGGCAAAAGGCAAAAGGATTATATAACTCACAACTCATAGCTCATAACTCAAAAGGCACTTTCCAGGGCAGCATAGTGTGGCAGTTTTTTGTTAAAAAGAAACGAAAATTTACCGATTTACCGCGGCAGGACTTGGTTTAG
- a CDS encoding lysophospholipid acyltransferase family protein, which translates to MVKKGFTRLGILFLYLTSLLPFWFLYLISDVLFVIIYHIVHYRRAVVQQNLANAFPEKTIEERQDIERKYYHYLADLIVETVKMITVSEKQIQKRVVATNAQLVHEYFAKGKSIIAVAGHYCNWEMAALNFNFVTDNRFMIVYKPLNNEIFNDFFIQIRSRFGGQPIAMKQTMRKMVEYRKELTVSVLVGDQTPGVNEVNYFTTFLNQPTAVFLGIEKISKTIDAAVVFYDMKRVKRGYYTYTLVPLTETPKQTAEHELTEMHVQYLEGMIRKEPQYWLWSHRRWKFKPEDKHK; encoded by the coding sequence ATGGTAAAAAAAGGGTTTACAAGGTTAGGGATTTTATTTTTATACCTTACCTCGTTATTGCCCTTTTGGTTTTTATACCTCATATCTGATGTTTTGTTCGTTATTATTTACCACATTGTTCATTACCGCAGGGCAGTTGTACAGCAAAACCTGGCCAACGCTTTTCCCGAAAAAACAATTGAAGAACGCCAGGATATCGAGCGCAAATACTACCATTACCTGGCCGATTTGATTGTAGAAACGGTAAAAATGATTACCGTATCTGAAAAGCAAATTCAAAAAAGGGTAGTGGCTACCAATGCCCAATTAGTTCACGAATATTTTGCAAAAGGTAAAAGCATCATAGCGGTGGCAGGCCATTATTGCAACTGGGAAATGGCTGCGCTGAACTTTAACTTTGTGACTGATAACAGGTTCATGATTGTTTACAAGCCGTTGAATAACGAAATTTTTAACGACTTTTTTATCCAGATCCGGTCGCGGTTTGGGGGACAGCCCATTGCCATGAAACAAACCATGCGTAAAATGGTAGAGTACCGTAAAGAATTAACGGTAAGTGTATTAGTGGGCGACCAAACCCCCGGTGTAAACGAAGTAAACTATTTTACCACCTTCTTAAACCAGCCTACAGCAGTTTTCCTGGGCATCGAAAAAATATCAAAAACAATTGATGCCGCTGTTGTTTTTTACGATATGAAACGCGTTAAACGCGGTTATTATACTTATACATTGGTTCCGCTGACAGAAACCCCGAAACAGACCGCAGAGCATGAGTTAACCGAAATGCATGTGCAATACCTGGAAGGGATGATTAGGAAGGAGCCTCAATATTGGCTATGGAGTCACCGGAGGTGGAAATTTAAGCCGGAGGACAAACATAAATGA
- a CDS encoding WbqC family protein, which produces MIEKGAVLPMFYLPPVEYFVQLNTYKPDILIEREEHFPKQTYRNRANIYSPEGILTLVVPVVKGSKTHTKVKDVKISYDFDWQRLHWQSLGACYRRSAYFEYYEDDFARFYNRQKQVTYLFDYNQELLQLLFKFLKIKTELQYTSEYHAEYPSVPDFRASIHPKKETELQQKPYFQVFEDRQGFLQNLSIVDLLFNQGPQAINYL; this is translated from the coding sequence ATGATTGAAAAAGGTGCTGTATTACCTATGTTTTATCTTCCGCCGGTTGAATACTTTGTACAATTAAACACGTACAAGCCTGATATACTGATAGAAAGAGAAGAACATTTTCCCAAACAAACTTACCGCAACCGGGCTAACATCTATTCGCCCGAGGGTATACTTACATTGGTGGTACCGGTGGTAAAAGGTTCAAAAACACATACCAAAGTTAAAGATGTTAAAATAAGCTACGATTTTGACTGGCAGCGCCTGCATTGGCAAAGCCTGGGCGCATGTTACCGCCGGTCTGCTTATTTTGAATATTACGAAGATGACTTTGCCCGTTTTTACAACAGGCAAAAGCAGGTAACCTATTTATTTGATTACAACCAGGAGCTTTTACAATTGCTGTTCAAATTCCTCAAAATTAAAACGGAGCTGCAGTACACATCCGAATATCATGCCGAATATCCTTCGGTTCCGGACTTTCGTGCGTCCATCCACCCAAAAAAAGAAACAGAGTTACAACAAAAACCGTATTTTCAGGTTTTTGAAGACCGGCAAGGCTTCCTGCAAAATTTGAGCATTGTCGATTTACTGTTTAACCAGGGCCCACAGGCCATTAATTATTTGTAA
- the corA gene encoding magnesium/cobalt transporter CorA, with protein sequence MNNVIKRVKYNARRNAGNVGDSPGMIRVPDGALKPHIAMFSYNKDELITSEGKDIKVILAQLKKCDNHTHWIKINGLGDARLIEQIGEHLHINPLVLEDIANIHQRPKFDEYEDYAFSTSRIVHFNSEDELVNHQFSAIIKDNLIISFEEDHVECFEAVKARLKAGKGAIRTAGPGYMCYALTDTIIDTYFILLAQIGDKLDAIEDKVYTDADKSIMFNSQQIKRTLIIIRRASWPERDKINDMIRSESPLITPEVKLFLRDAYDHCIQAMDLIENYKEVTSSIIDLYLSMVSNRMNEIMKVLTIISVIFIPLTFIAGIYGMNFARQDDKGHIIPGNMPELYWHNGYAYALLLMFFIAVTLVYVFWKKGWFNKL encoded by the coding sequence ATGAATAATGTAATAAAAAGGGTTAAGTACAATGCCCGCCGCAATGCAGGAAATGTTGGCGACAGCCCCGGAATGATACGAGTGCCCGATGGCGCACTTAAGCCGCACATAGCCATGTTTAGCTATAATAAGGACGAGCTGATAACTTCCGAAGGCAAGGATATTAAGGTAATATTAGCGCAGTTAAAAAAATGCGATAACCATACCCACTGGATAAAAATAAACGGCCTTGGCGATGCCCGGCTGATTGAACAGATTGGCGAACACCTGCATATAAACCCATTGGTTTTAGAGGATATTGCCAATATTCATCAACGCCCAAAGTTTGATGAGTACGAAGACTATGCCTTTAGCACCAGCCGCATTGTACATTTTAACAGCGAAGACGAACTGGTGAACCACCAGTTTTCGGCCATTATAAAGGATAACCTGATCATCAGCTTTGAAGAGGACCATGTGGAGTGCTTTGAGGCCGTTAAAGCCCGCCTAAAGGCTGGGAAGGGAGCTATACGCACGGCAGGGCCCGGTTATATGTGTTACGCACTCACAGATACTATAATTGACACCTATTTTATTTTGCTGGCGCAGATAGGCGACAAACTGGATGCCATTGAAGATAAGGTTTATACTGATGCTGACAAAAGCATCATGTTTAATTCGCAACAAATTAAGCGGACGCTTATCATCATTCGCCGGGCAAGCTGGCCCGAACGTGATAAGATAAACGACATGATCCGTTCCGAAAGTCCGCTGATAACGCCCGAAGTAAAGCTGTTTTTACGCGATGCTTATGACCATTGCATCCAGGCAATGGATTTGATTGAAAACTACAAAGAGGTAACCTCCAGCATTATAGACCTTTACCTATCTATGGTGAGCAACCGTATGAACGAGATTATGAAGGTGCTGACTATTATCTCAGTAATTTTCATCCCCCTGACTTTTATTGCCGGTATTTACGGGATGAACTTTGCACGGCAAGACGATAAAGGCCACATTATCCCCGGCAATATGCCTGAACTTTACTGGCACAATGGTTACGCTTATGCTTTATTATTGATGTTTTTTATCGCGGTAACACTTGTATATGTATTTTGGAAAAAGGGATGGTTTAATAAATTGTAA
- a CDS encoding transglutaminase domain-containing protein: MKLNFCVLFFLASAFFKPAFSQTANTDSADLEYVKNIGITTTSFEKLLPAITKPGITAEQKLKLVYYWVYAHIDFDTQRFRESGPLQPLSTQETLKSGRALCYEYNGFVDIACSYLKIPGFDIEGYVKYYGFEPGDSFTQNNHIWHAVYINGKWKMIDFLWGSGSLTIKGDDYKFKKGLHPSYFLALPDDFLKTHLPADPVFQFQEKPLTMAGFTAKDYNEIDNEKRGNYINYADSIKASYKLPVADNEIKSALRAYKFNPNNADQLIIVYYNAAVKLMNNDKASKDELTKAKSYFLQDIPLIEKTPTKELKPLLQVCNRGVASASLRLKKFKS; encoded by the coding sequence ATGAAACTAAACTTTTGCGTGTTGTTTTTTTTGGCAAGCGCGTTTTTTAAACCTGCATTTTCGCAAACTGCCAATACCGATTCTGCCGATCTGGAGTATGTTAAAAATATAGGCATAACCACAACCAGTTTTGAAAAGTTATTGCCGGCTATAACCAAACCAGGCATTACTGCCGAACAAAAACTAAAGCTGGTTTACTATTGGGTATACGCGCATATCGATTTTGACACTCAGCGTTTCCGGGAATCTGGCCCACTTCAGCCTTTAAGTACTCAGGAAACTTTAAAATCGGGCAGGGCGTTGTGTTACGAGTATAATGGGTTTGTCGACATAGCCTGTAGTTACCTTAAAATTCCAGGCTTTGATATTGAAGGTTATGTAAAGTATTATGGCTTTGAGCCAGGCGACTCATTTACGCAAAACAACCATATTTGGCACGCAGTATACATAAACGGCAAGTGGAAAATGATAGACTTCCTTTGGGGAAGTGGTAGCCTGACAATAAAAGGAGACGATTATAAATTTAAAAAGGGACTCCACCCATCATACTTTCTGGCATTGCCCGACGATTTCCTAAAAACGCATTTACCTGCTGACCCTGTTTTTCAATTCCAGGAAAAGCCATTAACTATGGCAGGCTTTACTGCTAAAGATTATAATGAAATTGATAACGAGAAGCGCGGGAACTATATTAACTATGCAGATAGCATAAAAGCATCTTACAAATTACCAGTTGCCGATAATGAAATAAAATCGGCGTTGCGGGCCTACAAATTTAACCCGAACAACGCCGATCAATTAATTATTGTTTATTATAATGCTGCGGTTAAGCTTATGAACAATGACAAGGCCAGTAAAGATGAGCTTACAAAAGCCAAAAGCTATTTTTTACAGGACATACCGTTAATTGAGAAAACCCCAACAAAAGAGTTAAAACCACTGTTACAAGTTTGCAACCGTGGCGTAGCCTCAGCCTCGCTCCGTTTAAAAAAGTTTAAAAGCTAA
- the msrA gene encoding peptide-methionine (S)-S-oxide reductase MsrA, protein MKKLMLYIAGVFLFIGCANGQPNQDAMAPLPKPKAGEALATFGGGCFWSMSEAMSELKGVNKVISGYAGGNTKNPTYEDVSTRTTNHAETVQIYYDPKVINYATIAEAFFFAHDPTTLNRQGPDEGTDYRSIAFYRTPEEKNILLATIKKVNESKHYNNPIVTQVVPFTVFYAAENYHQGYYKTHLTQPYIASVSTPKVLKFRKAMAAELKPEFAK, encoded by the coding sequence ATGAAAAAGTTGATGTTATATATTGCCGGCGTATTTTTATTTATAGGCTGCGCAAACGGACAACCTAACCAGGATGCGATGGCCCCGTTGCCAAAACCCAAAGCAGGCGAAGCACTGGCTACCTTTGGCGGCGGATGTTTCTGGAGTATGAGCGAGGCCATGTCTGAGCTTAAAGGGGTAAACAAAGTTATTTCGGGATATGCCGGTGGAAATACCAAAAATCCGACCTATGAGGATGTTAGCACCCGCACCACCAACCATGCAGAAACAGTGCAGATTTATTATGATCCTAAGGTGATTAACTACGCTACAATTGCCGAAGCTTTCTTTTTTGCCCACGATCCAACTACATTAAACCGCCAGGGGCCTGATGAAGGTACAGATTACCGTTCGATAGCTTTTTACCGCACACCCGAAGAGAAAAATATCCTGCTGGCCACAATCAAAAAAGTAAATGAATCAAAGCATTATAATAACCCAATAGTTACACAGGTTGTTCCGTTCACCGTATTTTACGCCGCCGAAAACTATCACCAGGGCTATTATAAAACGCATTTAACCCAGCCTTATATTGCCTCGGTATCAACACCCAAAGTGCTGAAATTCAGGAAAGCGATGGCTGCAGAATTAAAGCCGGAGTTTGCGAAGTGA
- a CDS encoding DUF3820 family protein: MKNLQPDPKVLIDIVQTQMPYGKYKGTIIADIPISYLEWMSGKGFTKDKLGMMLSTVFEIKTNGLSEILFVVRKSLNKGQGIIPKLK, encoded by the coding sequence GTGAAAAACTTACAGCCCGACCCCAAAGTATTGATCGATATTGTACAAACGCAAATGCCTTATGGTAAGTATAAAGGCACAATAATTGCCGATATACCAATTAGTTACCTGGAGTGGATGAGCGGTAAGGGTTTTACAAAAGACAAGCTTGGAATGATGTTATCTACCGTTTTCGAGATAAAAACCAATGGTTTAAGCGAGATTTTGTTTGTGGTGCGCAAATCACTAAATAAAGGCCAGGGTATTATCCCGAAACTAAAATAG
- a CDS encoding MFS transporter: MREAKVGNYRWVICSLVFFATTINYLDRAVISLLKSPLTDEFKWNDGDYANIEIAFKIAYSLGLLAAGSIIDKVGTKLGYFLSTFFWSVAAVCHAFVTSTFGFGVVRSALGISEAGNFPAAIKTVAEWFPKKERAFATGIFNSGSNIGAIVAPLTVPYIAVAWGWRWAFVITGSIGFIWLVLWFFFYQTPSKHKYVTKAELDYINSDQETATPDEKLIEGEKISWGKLLTFKQTWAFVIGKFLTDPIWWFYLFWLPDFLQSQYGLKGTDVAFPVAAVYTMSTVGSVFGGWLPMRLIRNNWAVFKARKTSMFIYALFVIPIVFAQVLGGINMWLAVLVIGIAASAHQAWSANIFTTVSDMFPKKSIGSVTGIGGMFGSIGGVFLSMAVQKNLFVHYRAIHKIEIAYYIMFFVCGSAYILAWLIMHALVPKMKPIKL, from the coding sequence ATGAGAGAAGCAAAAGTTGGAAATTACAGATGGGTGATATGTTCGCTTGTTTTTTTTGCAACAACCATTAATTACCTTGACAGGGCTGTAATCAGTCTGTTAAAGTCGCCGCTAACAGATGAATTCAAATGGAACGATGGGGATTACGCCAATATTGAAATTGCATTTAAAATAGCATACTCCCTGGGTTTATTGGCTGCCGGTAGTATTATCGACAAAGTAGGCACCAAGCTGGGCTATTTTTTGTCGACCTTTTTTTGGAGCGTTGCCGCCGTGTGCCACGCTTTTGTTACAAGTACATTTGGTTTTGGTGTTGTCCGGTCGGCATTAGGGATAAGCGAGGCGGGTAACTTCCCGGCTGCCATCAAAACCGTAGCCGAGTGGTTCCCAAAAAAAGAAAGGGCTTTTGCAACTGGCATCTTCAATTCCGGATCAAACATCGGGGCCATTGTTGCTCCTTTAACGGTACCCTATATCGCCGTTGCCTGGGGCTGGCGCTGGGCGTTTGTTATTACCGGTTCAATTGGTTTTATCTGGCTGGTGCTCTGGTTCTTTTTTTACCAGACTCCTTCTAAACATAAGTATGTAACCAAAGCGGAACTGGACTATATCAACAGCGACCAGGAAACAGCAACGCCGGACGAAAAATTAATTGAGGGCGAAAAAATATCATGGGGCAAACTGCTCACCTTTAAACAAACCTGGGCATTTGTTATCGGCAAGTTTTTAACTGATCCTATCTGGTGGTTTTACCTGTTTTGGCTGCCCGATTTTTTACAAAGCCAGTATGGTTTAAAAGGTACCGATGTGGCATTCCCCGTGGCGGCTGTTTATACCATGTCGACGGTTGGAAGTGTTTTTGGCGGTTGGCTGCCAATGCGGCTCATCAGGAATAACTGGGCGGTTTTTAAGGCCCGTAAAACATCTATGTTTATTTACGCTTTGTTTGTGATTCCTATTGTTTTTGCACAGGTCTTGGGCGGCATCAACATGTGGCTTGCAGTATTGGTTATAGGTATTGCCGCGTCGGCACACCAGGCCTGGAGCGCCAATATATTTACAACAGTGTCGGATATGTTCCCTAAAAAATCTATAGGATCAGTTACCGGTATTGGAGGTATGTTTGGATCAATAGGCGGTGTGTTTTTGTCAATGGCAGTACAAAAAAATCTGTTTGTGCATTACCGCGCTATTCATAAAATAGAAATTGCCTATTACATCATGTTTTTTGTTTGCGGCAGCGCCTACATACTGGCATGGTTAATTATGCATGCGCTTGTTCCTAAAATGAAGCCGATTAAGCTTTAA
- a CDS encoding bifunctional 4-hydroxy-2-oxoglutarate aldolase/2-dehydro-3-deoxy-phosphogluconate aldolase, protein MSKKDIVLDAILTQGTLPLFFYPDAEVSLEITRTLYKAGVRVFEYTNRGAAALANFKILKQAQQAEMPDLHLGIGTIKSLEEATAFIDAGADFIVSPIVNPEVGEFTAKHELLWIPGCMTPTEIYTAQQHGAALIKIFPANILGPEFVSSIRDLFAGQLFIPTGGVDLNINSISGWFKAGVCAVGMGSKLISKNVLENKLYDQLYSDTVTLLDMVKAAR, encoded by the coding sequence ATGAGCAAGAAAGATATAGTACTGGATGCGATATTAACACAGGGTACCTTGCCGCTGTTTTTTTATCCCGATGCCGAGGTTAGCCTTGAAATTACCCGCACTTTGTACAAAGCAGGGGTGAGGGTATTTGAATATACCAACCGTGGCGCAGCCGCGCTGGCCAATTTTAAAATATTAAAACAGGCGCAACAGGCCGAAATGCCCGATTTGCACCTGGGCATAGGCACCATTAAAAGCCTGGAGGAAGCAACAGCTTTTATTGACGCCGGTGCCGATTTTATTGTATCGCCAATTGTGAACCCCGAAGTGGGCGAATTTACCGCGAAGCATGAGTTGCTATGGATTCCTGGATGTATGACGCCTACCGAAATTTATACGGCGCAGCAGCACGGTGCGGCGCTAATAAAAATTTTTCCGGCCAATATTTTAGGGCCGGAGTTTGTATCGTCAATCCGCGATTTGTTTGCCGGGCAGTTGTTTATACCTACGGGCGGTGTCGATTTAAATATTAACAGCATTAGCGGCTGGTTTAAGGCCGGCGTTTGCGCTGTGGGTATGGGGAGCAAACTGATCAGCAAAAATGTATTGGAAAACAAACTGTACGACCAATTATACAGTGATACCGTAACACTGCTGGATATGGTAAAAGCTGCCAGGTAA
- a CDS encoding sugar kinase: MSTPFEITASKGRILSFGELLLRICPDAGGQWLNDNQLPFFIGGAELNVAGALALWQLPSAYFTALPNNAMSAQIIDYLEAKKVDTSSVYKHGDRIGLYYLTRGKDIKNNALIYDRAWSAFAMLKPGQVNWDEVLDGVTWFHFSAICPAISQDVADVCLEVLEAASAKGITISVDLNYRSRLWKYGKQPVDIMPQLVKYADLVMGNVWAAELMLDIPVAPDIHESGQKSIYLKEALKTSETIMAQYPKCKAVANTFRFDAGEGINYYTALYTGDKLYNSSQYETDKVVDKVGSGDCFMAGLIYGFYNNLGPQQTLQFATAAAYTKLFIEGDATTKTVEEITNVAFSAK; encoded by the coding sequence ATGAGTACGCCATTTGAAATAACGGCATCAAAAGGGCGCATCCTTTCATTCGGAGAACTGCTTTTGCGGATATGCCCCGACGCCGGCGGCCAATGGCTGAACGATAACCAGCTGCCATTTTTTATAGGCGGTGCCGAACTGAACGTAGCCGGTGCACTGGCGCTTTGGCAATTGCCCTCGGCATATTTTACGGCCCTGCCTAATAACGCCATGTCGGCCCAGATCATTGATTACCTGGAGGCAAAAAAGGTTGATACATCTTCGGTATACAAACATGGCGATAGGATAGGACTGTACTATTTAACCCGGGGTAAGGATATCAAAAACAATGCCCTTATTTATGATCGCGCCTGGTCGGCATTTGCCATGTTGAAACCCGGTCAGGTTAACTGGGACGAGGTTTTGGATGGCGTAACCTGGTTCCATTTCAGTGCGATATGCCCGGCTATAAGCCAGGATGTGGCGGATGTTTGCCTTGAAGTGCTGGAAGCTGCATCGGCAAAAGGTATCACCATTTCTGTTGATTTAAACTACCGTTCAAGATTATGGAAATACGGTAAACAACCGGTTGATATAATGCCACAGCTTGTAAAATACGCCGATTTGGTAATGGGTAATGTTTGGGCAGCCGAGTTAATGCTGGATATCCCGGTAGCGCCGGATATTCATGAATCGGGACAGAAAAGCATCTACCTGAAAGAGGCGCTCAAAACGTCGGAAACCATCATGGCCCAATACCCAAAATGTAAAGCAGTAGCCAATACTTTCAGGTTTGATGCCGGCGAGGGTATTAACTACTATACGGCTTTATATACCGGCGATAAACTATACAACTCCAGCCAGTATGAAACCGATAAGGTGGTTGACAAAGTTGGCAGTGGCGATTGCTTTATGGCCGGGCTTATTTATGGGTTTTACAATAACCTTGGGCCGCAGCAAACATTACAGTTTGCAACTGCCGCAGCATACACCAAACTGTTTATTGAGGGCGATGCCACCACGAAAACAGTTGAAGAAATTACTAATGTCGCGTTTAGCGCGAAATGA